One genomic region from Sciurus carolinensis chromosome 2, mSciCar1.2, whole genome shotgun sequence encodes:
- the LOC124976257 gene encoding LOW QUALITY PROTEIN: carboxypeptidase A2-like (The sequence of the model RefSeq protein was modified relative to this genomic sequence to represent the inferred CDS: deleted 1 base in 1 codon): MCIINVPEVHSKVLLDQEKEEMLFNQKREQNDNFNFGAYRTLEEISQEMDNLVGEHPDLVSKVNLGSSFENRPMNVLKFSTGGDKPAIWLDTGIHAREWVTQATALWIANNIASDYGNDPSITYILDTMAIFLLPITNPDGYVFFQTQNQMWRKTPSKVSGSLCVGVDPNQNWDAGFGGPGASSSPCSDSYHGPRANSEVEVRSIVDFIKSHGEFKAFVTLHSYSQLLMYPYGYKCTKSDNFDEPDELAQRAAQSVTSLHSTKYRVGPICSVIYQASGRSIDWSFDSGIKYSFAFELRDTGHYGFLLPAKQILPTAEETWLGLKTIMEHVRDHPYWGAVE; this comes from the exons ATGTGCATAATCAATGTTCCTGAGGTGCACAGCAAG GTTCTGTTGgaccaagagaaagaagaaatgctgtttaatcagaaaagagaacaaaatgatAACTTCAACTTTGGGGCCTACCGCACCTTGGAAGAGATTTCCCAAGAAATGGATAACCTCGTGGGTGAGCACCCTGATCTAGTGAGCAAAGTGAATCTTGGCTCTTCTTTTGAAAACCGACCCATGAACGTGCTCAAGTTCAGCACTGGAGGAGACAAGCCAGCTATCTGGCTAGACACTGGAATCCATGCTCGAGAGTGGGTTACACAAGCTACTGCATTGTGGATAGCAAATAACATTGCCTCCGATTATGGAAATGATCCTTCCATCACCTACATTTTGGATACCATGGCCATCTTCCTGCTGCCAATCACAAACCCAGATGGATATGTGTTCTTTCAAACCCAAAATCAGATGTGGCGAAAGACTCCGTCCAAGGTCTCTGGAAGCCTCTGTGTTGGTGTAGATCCTAACCAGAACTGGGATGCAGGTTTTGGAGGACCTGGAGCCAGTAGCAGTCCTTGCTCTGATTCATACCATGGACCCAGGGCCAACTCTGAAGTTGAAGTGAGATCCATAGTGGACTTCATCAAGAGT CATGGGGAATTCAAGGCCTTCGTTACCCTCCACAGCTATTCCCAGCTGCTCATGTACCCTTATGGGTATAAATGTACCAAGTCAGATAACTTTGATGAGCCGGATGAACTGGCCCAAAGGGCTGCCCAGTCTGTGACAAGCCTGCATAGCACCAAGTACAGAGTGGGACCAATATGCTCAGTCATCTACCAAGCCAGTGGCAGAAGCATTGACTGGTCCTTTGACTCTGGCATCAAGTACTCATTTGCCTTTGAACTGAGAGACACAGGCCACTATGGCTTCCTCTTGCCGGCCAAGCAGATCTTACCCACAGCTGAAGAAACCTGGCTTGGTTTGAAGACAATCATGGAGCACGTGCGAGACCACCCATATTGGGGCGCTGTGGAATAG